ACGATAACGAATACCACGCTCGTCGCGGCAACACCCAACACCCCGTACGAGAGAATGGTCATGGCCTGCGCAAACCGCTGTCGATAGAGTGAGAAAGCACCAATTAAAAGCACCCTGGGGCTGGCCAAGGTTGCGGGAGACGACTGTTTGAAAAACGAAGAAAAATTCATACCTATTGAGCTGCTATATAGTAGACAAAGCGAATTATAGCACGTGGGACAACTTTCGTGTGGATTGGTAGACGATGTCCCGTAAAACGGGACGACCTCGTCGCGTGAGGACAGCCTTCTCCTTCTTATGGCTGTGCCATCAGAAGTTCGCCGAAGGCGAGCGGAGGATGGTGGACGATGCTGGGATCGAACCAGCGACCTCTGTCGTGTGAGGACAGCGCTCTAACCAGCTGAGCTAATCGTCCATGAGGAGAGATACTATTATGTTGGCGCGGTCCCGTAAAACGGGACGACCTCTGTCGTGTGAGGACAGCGCTCTAACCAGCTGAGCTACGCGCCCATATAACTACTGAACCGACTCTACGCTTACTTGCTCGGCGAGTTCACGCATTATATACTAGACCAACCTATTTGCAACGGTTTCACAATGAACAAACCAACCCAGGTTGATCTCCTCAACGCATCGCTTCGTCCGCCGTCTGAACCGCTGCGGTCACCATCGCCACCGCCATCCAGCCGGCGGCGAGTATTTTTTATTGTGGCGCTCTTTACTATTTTTGGCGGCGTCTTCTTTTTGGCTGATGTTGTTATCCCCGGCACCCGTTTGGCGAACAACTTTGGTTCGTCCGGCTTCTTCTCACAACTCACCCACCTAACGTTTAGTGGACAGAAAGGCATTGTTGGCGAAGCAAATGGTCGAATTAATGTTCTCTTGCTCGGCATTGGTGGTGCTGGTCACGAAGCCCCACTATTAGCTGATACAATTATTGTCGCCAGTATTGCTCCAGACACGCAGCAACTGGCACTCTTCTCGCTACCCAGAGATCTCGTTGTGCCATATCCCGACGGTTCGTGGCGTAAGGTAAATGAAATCTACGTCACCGCCGAAAGAAAAAATCCTGGCAGCGGCCTCGCCGCTGCGGCCGCCACGCTCGAACCAGTCCTTGGCCTACAAATCCCCTATCAAGTACTGGTGGACTTCAGTGGATTCGCGCAACTGATTGACGCTGTGGGCGGTGTTGACGTACAGGTAGACAAAACCTTCACTGACCCACGCTTCCCTATTATTGGCGAAGACGAAAATCCAAACTACACCGACCGATTTACGAAAGCCACCTTCACTGCCGGTTGGGAACACATGTCTGGAGAACGCGCCCTAATGTACGCGCGCTCGCGACATGGTAACAACGGTGAAGGCTCTGATTTTGCTCGCGCCAAACGACAACAAAAACTTATCCTGGCAGTCAAAGCACGCGTACTACAAGCAAACGTACTTCTCAATCCACTAACCGTTAACCGACTCGCCACACAATTATCGGCGCATCTCAAAACCAACATCGAACCCTGGGAAGGATTACGATTGTATCAAATGGCTAAGGACGTTCCCACCGAGCAAATTACGCGCGTCACAATAGACGACGCACCCGGGGGGCTTCTGATCTCAGATATCAATGGCGATGGCGCATATGTGCTCCGACCACGAGGCGGTAGCTTTGACACTATAAAAGCACTCGCTGCCAACATTTTTGCTACTGAAAAAGTCGTCACCGAGCAAGCACGCATCGGAATACTTAACGGCACGCTCGTCAGCGGACTGGCGAACAGAACCGCCGATCAATTAGCGGCGGCAGGATACAGTATCGTCTCAATCGCGAATGCTCCCGAGAAGCCAGTTGCGACAACCACCATCTACGACTACAGTAACGGTAGACGAACAACTGATATGGAGGCCCTAAAGCGTCTATTCATTGGGGCAAAGGTTGTTTCAGCAGTTCCTGCGTGGTTAGCGCCGGGCGCCGCAGCCATAGCCAATGCACCACAAGCCAACATGCCAACACAAACAAACGCAGACTTCGTAATTACCATCGGCACAGACTGGGCCACACGCCAACCTGCCGGCACTACCAACTAATATGTCTGAAAAAACGAAACCCCTGCACGTCGTCCTCGTTGGTCGAGTGAATGTCGGTAAATCAACGCTCTTCAACCGGCTCGTCGGAACTCGCCTTGCCCTCACCTCCCCACTACCGGGCACAACGCGCGACAGAAGAGAGGCGGACGTATCATGGCGACATGAAACATTTGTACTCGTCGACACGGGTGGCGTGGAAGTTCCTAAGACGCTCGCGACCGACGAGGACGTATCGGGAAGTATCTCAAAACGTATTTCGCAGCAAACAAGCGTGGCTATTGAAGGGGCGGCGTTGGCGCTCTTGGTGGTCAGTGCGGCGGACGGACCTTTACCCCAAGACCGCGCCTGGGCCCGGTCACTAGCCGGAACCATGCCTGTACTGCTCGTCATGAACAAAACAGAAACTGCCGCTCGCGCCGATGTCGCGAGTGAGTTTATGGGACTCGGTATCGGTACTCCGTATCCAGTGTCGGCCGTATCGGGTCGAGGGACGGGTGATTTGCTTGATGCGATTGTGGAAGCACTGGCGCCACTCCGTCGCACACCACGGACTCAAGCGAATATGCGGGCGCTTCCTGGGCTTCGACTTGCTATCCTTGGTCAGCCGAACAGCGGTAAATCCTCGCTGCTCAATGCCATCACTGGTTCTGAAAGAATGATAACGAGTAGCAAACCGCACACCACTCGTGAACCACAAGACGTAACTATCACTCACTTTGGCAAACAGGTCACCCTCGTTGACACCGCTGGAATTCGTCGCCAGTACCAAGACACAACTGCCATTGAGAAGCAGGGCATCATGGCGTCGCTAAAAACAATCCGTCGAGCCGACGTGGTTGTTTTAATGATTGACATCACTCGCGGACCAACGTTCCAAGACCAACGCCTCGCCAGCGAGATTATCGAAGTTGGCCGCCCGCTTATCATTGCGGCAAACAAGTGGGATCTCATTGAAGAAAAAACAGCCAGCTCTCTGGCCGACGAAGAAAAGAATCTGCGCCGACAACTGCCTGGCTTAGATTGGGTCCCTATCATGTTCGTTTCTGCAAAAACAAAGAAGCGGGTGCGAGAGCTTCTCGAGCTTGCTCACACAACCGAAACAGCGAGTAAACGGGAGCTGACAACAGACGAACTCAAAGAATTTGTCGCCGTAGCCA
The DNA window shown above is from Patescibacteria group bacterium and carries:
- a CDS encoding LCP family protein; the protein is MNKPTQVDLLNASLRPPSEPLRSPSPPPSSRRRVFFIVALFTIFGGVFFLADVVIPGTRLANNFGSSGFFSQLTHLTFSGQKGIVGEANGRINVLLLGIGGAGHEAPLLADTIIVASIAPDTQQLALFSLPRDLVVPYPDGSWRKVNEIYVTAERKNPGSGLAAAAATLEPVLGLQIPYQVLVDFSGFAQLIDAVGGVDVQVDKTFTDPRFPIIGEDENPNYTDRFTKATFTAGWEHMSGERALMYARSRHGNNGEGSDFARAKRQQKLILAVKARVLQANVLLNPLTVNRLATQLSAHLKTNIEPWEGLRLYQMAKDVPTEQITRVTIDDAPGGLLISDINGDGAYVLRPRGGSFDTIKALAANIFATEKVVTEQARIGILNGTLVSGLANRTADQLAAAGYSIVSIANAPEKPVATTTIYDYSNGRRTTDMEALKRLFIGAKVVSAVPAWLAPGAAAIANAPQANMPTQTNADFVITIGTDWATRQPAGTTN
- the der gene encoding ribosome biogenesis GTPase Der, producing MSEKTKPLHVVLVGRVNVGKSTLFNRLVGTRLALTSPLPGTTRDRREADVSWRHETFVLVDTGGVEVPKTLATDEDVSGSISKRISQQTSVAIEGAALALLVVSAADGPLPQDRAWARSLAGTMPVLLVMNKTETAARADVASEFMGLGIGTPYPVSAVSGRGTGDLLDAIVEALAPLRRTPRTQANMRALPGLRLAILGQPNSGKSSLLNAITGSERMITSSKPHTTREPQDVTITHFGKQVTLVDTAGIRRQYQDTTAIEKQGIMASLKTIRRADVVVLMIDITRGPTFQDQRLASEIIEVGRPLIIAANKWDLIEEKTASSLADEEKNLRRQLPGLDWVPIMFVSAKTKKRVRELLELAHTTETASKRELTTDELKEFVAVATAVHRPSRGGGVHHPKVLALTQVGIRPPRFRLTVEGELHPSYLKYLEHKLRDQFSFTGTPIHFTFGTPRPGATNKPTNRPAKRTVSHGPTKRPANRSRR